In one Lolium rigidum isolate FL_2022 chromosome 3, APGP_CSIRO_Lrig_0.1, whole genome shotgun sequence genomic region, the following are encoded:
- the LOC124694569 gene encoding pollen allergen Lol p 1-like: MASSSSVLLVVALFAVFLGSAHGIAKVPPGPNITAEYGDKWLDAKSTWYGKPTGAGPKDNGGACGYKDVDKAPFNGMTGCGNTPIFKDGRGCGSCFEIKCTKPESCSGEAVTVTITDDNEEPIAPYHFDLSGHAFGSMAKKGEEQKLRSAGELELQFRRVKCKYPDGTKPTFHVEKGSNPNYLAILVKYVDGDGDVVAVDIKEKGKDKWIELKESWGAVWRIDTPDKLTGPFTVRYTTEGGTKSEVEDVIPEGWKADTSYSAK, from the coding sequence ATGGCGTCTTCCTCGTCGGTGCtcctggtggtggcgctgttcgcCGTGTTCCTGGGCAGCGCGCACGGCATCGCGAAGGTACCACCGGGCCCCAACATCACGGCCGAGTACGGCGACAAGTGGCTGGACGCGAAGAGCACCTGGTATGGCAAGCCGACCGGCGCCGGTCCCAAGGACAACGGAGGCGCGTGCGGGTACAAGGACGTCGACAAGGCACCGTTCAACGGCATGACCGGCTGCGGCAACACCCCCATCTTCAAGGACGGCCGCGGCTGCGGCTCCTGCTTCGAGATCAAGTGCACCAAGCCCGAGTCCTGCTCCGGCGAGGCTGTCACCGTCACAATCACCGACGACAACGAGGAGCCAATCGCACCCTACCACTTCGACCTATCGGGCCACGCGTTCGGGTCCATGGCGAAGAAGGGCGAGGAGCAGAAGCTCCGCAGCGCCGGCGAGCTGGAGCTCCAGTTCAGGCGGGTCAAGTGCAAGTACCCGGACGGCACCAAGCCAACTTTCCACGTTGAGAAGGGTTCCAACCCAAACTACCTGGCTATTCTAGTGAAGtacgtcgacggcgacggcgacgtggtGGCGGTGGACATCAAGGAGAAGGGCAAGGATAAGTGGATCGAGCTCAAGGAATCGTGGGGAGCTGTCTGGAGGATCGACACCCCCGATAAGCTGACGGGACCATTCACCGTCCGCTACACCACTGAGGGTGGCACCAAATCCGAAGTCGAGGACGTCATTCCTGAGGGCTGGAAGGCCGACACCTCCTACTCGGCCAAGTGA